A genomic window from Ilyobacter polytropus DSM 2926 includes:
- a CDS encoding 2-oxoacid:ferredoxin oxidoreductase subunit beta, producing MDTCKNKSYYREDKLPHIWCPGCAHGIVMHALVNAIENIGLNKDDVCVVSGIGCSSRAPGYLDFNTLHTTHGRSLAFATGIKMAKPGMKVIALGGDGDFTAIGGNHLIHAARRNIDIAAIIFNNNIYGMTGGQFSPTTPVGDYATTTPTGNIDPNFDIVKLVDGAGASYVARGTAYHFDALVKLFENAINHKGFSLVEAVSTCPTSYGRKNKGFKGNPAAMLKYMRDNTVPVAAVAKLPKEKVEGKLVIGEFKNEQRPEYTEEYQKIIDKVRGV from the coding sequence ATGGATACTTGTAAAAATAAAAGCTATTATAGAGAAGATAAATTACCTCACATCTGGTGTCCTGGATGTGCTCACGGTATAGTAATGCACGCACTGGTTAACGCCATAGAAAATATAGGTCTAAATAAAGACGACGTATGTGTAGTATCTGGAATAGGATGTTCATCTAGAGCTCCTGGATATTTAGACTTCAACACTTTACATACTACTCACGGAAGATCTCTTGCATTTGCTACAGGGATAAAGATGGCAAAACCTGGTATGAAAGTAATCGCACTAGGAGGAGACGGTGACTTCACTGCAATCGGAGGTAACCACTTAATCCATGCTGCAAGAAGAAACATCGACATCGCAGCAATTATTTTTAACAACAACATCTACGGAATGACAGGAGGTCAATTCTCTCCTACTACTCCTGTTGGTGATTATGCTACTACGACTCCAACTGGAAATATCGATCCGAACTTTGATATAGTAAAGCTTGTAGACGGTGCCGGAGCTAGTTATGTTGCAAGAGGTACTGCATATCACTTTGATGCTCTTGTAAAATTATTTGAAAATGCCATCAACCACAAAGGATTCTCTCTTGTAGAGGCAGTAAGTACTTGTCCTACAAGTTACGGAAGAAAAAACAAAGGATTCAAGGGAAATCCTGCAGCTATGCTTAAGTATATGAGAGACAACACTGTTCCTGTGGCTGCTGTTGCAAAACTTCCAAAGGAAAAAGTAGAAGGAAAGCTTGTTATCGGAGAATTCAAAAATGAGCAGAGACCTGAGTACACAGAAGAATATCAAAAAATCATAGATAAAGTAAGAGGGGTGTAA
- a CDS encoding 2-oxoacid:acceptor oxidoreductase family protein produces the protein MAKEIRLSGSGGQGLILAGIILAEAALHQGKVAVQSQSYGPEARGGASKSEVIISDTEILYPKVNHSDIFLSLTQKSFDTYSSGNKENCIIVIDSSVKTPEGLNVVKLPILETAKEKVGNSIVANIVSLGAIQAATNIVDRDVLEETILGRVPAHVKELNKKAFQSGIDLVKL, from the coding sequence ATGGCAAAGGAAATCAGATTAAGCGGTTCAGGTGGACAGGGTCTTATTTTGGCAGGTATCATCCTTGCAGAAGCTGCCTTACATCAGGGTAAAGTAGCTGTTCAGTCACAATCTTACGGTCCTGAGGCAAGAGGAGGAGCCAGTAAGTCAGAGGTAATCATAAGTGATACTGAGATTCTTTACCCGAAGGTAAATCATTCTGATATATTTCTTTCACTGACTCAGAAATCTTTTGATACATATTCAAGTGGAAACAAAGAAAATTGTATCATAGTAATCGATTCAAGTGTTAAGACTCCAGAAGGTTTAAATGTAGTAAAACTTCCTATTCTTGAAACAGCTAAGGAAAAAGTAGGAAACTCAATAGTTGCAAACATTGTATCTCTAGGTGCCATACAGGCAGCTACAAATATTGTAGACAGAGATGTTCTAGAAGAGACTATCCTTGGAAGAGTTCCTGCCCATGTAAAAGAATTAAATAAAAAGGCATTCCAGTCTGGTATTGATTTAGTTAAATTATAA
- a CDS encoding LytS/YhcK type 5TM receptor domain-containing protein, producing the protein MELDLITLLGNKLGILFIFAFVLSRLKPFRSLVAKKNINLSDKILLSIVFGIFGIVGTYFSFEYYGGLINTRIIGVATGGLIGGPFVGLLSGVIAGVHRGLIKSGEFTGLACAVSTIFEGLMAGVMGVFIRNRNNKWVYAALTGTIAELMRKVSVLLISKPFEKALEFVSNVWLPMIIINSVGLALLFMIIENIFKEQEKMIAYQSNLTLKTVDKALPFLKNGLCSDNVKKVSEVIYEMTEFDIVRIMESGVLVAHTGFGIKDEIKEELTNIAYVTESGKPLVVDVYIDIKNEKKTPYTLLMLPLKENGKVIGILELYKKLSRSMSSVDLEIGNGLAKLFSTQLTLTKLENDSKLLEQSELKILQAQINPHFLFNSLTVIGSLCRIDVEKSRNLIIHLSDFYRRSLNLRKDMVDLQTEINHVKSYVYIEMARFEEKLKVIYDVPENLNCFLPPLTLQPIVENAIKHGILPKKNGGIVKVFGHKNSNVVNLEISDDGVGIDKNKLDDLLYGDLNTGDSVGFKNVDMRLKGIFGEEYGLQVFSEKDKGTTVSLSIPVAEE; encoded by the coding sequence ATGGAGCTGGATTTAATAACTTTGCTTGGAAATAAATTAGGGATTTTATTTATATTTGCCTTTGTATTATCGAGATTAAAACCCTTTAGAAGTTTAGTTGCCAAAAAAAATATCAATTTATCTGATAAAATATTATTGTCAATTGTTTTTGGAATTTTTGGTATAGTGGGAACGTATTTTAGTTTTGAATATTATGGCGGACTTATAAATACACGGATTATAGGTGTGGCTACAGGTGGACTTATAGGGGGTCCCTTCGTAGGTCTGTTATCTGGTGTGATTGCTGGTGTACACAGAGGTCTTATAAAAAGTGGGGAGTTTACAGGTCTTGCCTGTGCTGTATCTACTATATTTGAAGGTCTTATGGCAGGTGTGATGGGTGTTTTTATACGTAACAGAAACAATAAATGGGTCTATGCAGCACTGACTGGAACAATAGCAGAACTAATGAGAAAAGTCTCTGTTCTTTTGATTTCTAAACCCTTTGAAAAAGCTCTGGAATTTGTCAGTAATGTCTGGCTGCCTATGATAATCATTAATTCAGTTGGACTGGCACTTTTGTTTATGATAATTGAAAATATATTTAAAGAACAGGAAAAAATGATAGCCTATCAATCAAATCTCACTCTTAAAACAGTTGATAAAGCTTTACCGTTTTTAAAAAATGGTTTATGTTCTGACAATGTAAAAAAGGTATCTGAAGTCATATACGAAATGACTGAATTTGATATAGTTAGGATAATGGAGTCTGGAGTTTTAGTAGCTCATACTGGTTTTGGAATAAAAGATGAGATCAAAGAAGAACTTACTAATATCGCTTATGTAACTGAGAGTGGTAAACCTCTTGTTGTTGATGTATACATAGATATAAAAAACGAGAAAAAAACACCATATACTCTTCTTATGTTGCCTCTAAAAGAAAATGGAAAAGTTATTGGAATTCTTGAATTATATAAAAAGTTATCTAGGTCTATGAGTTCTGTAGATTTAGAAATTGGAAATGGATTAGCCAAATTATTTTCAACTCAATTGACTCTAACCAAGCTTGAAAATGATTCGAAATTATTGGAGCAATCAGAATTAAAAATTCTTCAGGCACAGATAAATCCTCATTTTTTATTTAATTCTCTCACAGTGATAGGATCTCTGTGTAGAATTGATGTCGAAAAATCCAGAAATTTAATAATACATTTGAGTGACTTTTACAGAAGATCCCTTAATTTAAGAAAAGATATGGTTGATCTTCAGACTGAAATTAATCACGTAAAATCATATGTATATATAGAAATGGCTAGATTTGAAGAAAAGCTTAAAGTGATTTATGATGTGCCTGAAAATTTAAATTGTTTTCTGCCACCTTTGACGCTCCAACCGATTGTAGAAAATGCAATTAAACATGGTATACTTCCTAAAAAAAATGGCGGGATAGTTAAAGTGTTTGGGCATAAAAATTCTAATGTTGTAAATTTAGAAATTTCTGATGATGGCGTGGGAATCGATAAAAATAAATTAGATGACTTATTATATGGAGATTTAAACACAGGGGACTCGGTTGGGTTTAAAAATGTAGATATGAGATTAAAGGGTATTTTTGGAGAAGAATATGGTCTCCAGGTATTTAGTGAAAAAGATAAAGGTACTACAGTATCTTTAAGTATTCCAGTGGCAGAAGAGTAA
- the bioC gene encoding malonyl-ACP O-methyltransferase BioC has protein sequence MIDKKKVNRNFSKGAKTYDEYALIQRHMADKLGIFIEDSEEVFNILEIGCGTGIFSEKILNKFPNSNIDFLDISHDMIKNVKDKIGSKENLNFIVEDIEKYQPQKKYDLIFSNATFQWIQNKKGLFDHLDSFLKPGGLILFSTFGKDTYFELRESLKSIDPDLEYSQNFISLEDLKKVLDDKYKILAAEEERIKENYHCVMDFLKMIKGIGANSALSNSKPFTRDKFNRLEDEYRKNYCSGDSIEVTNHLIYMILGKNY, from the coding sequence ATGATTGATAAGAAAAAAGTGAATCGAAATTTTTCCAAAGGTGCTAAAACCTATGACGAATACGCTTTAATCCAAAGACACATGGCTGATAAATTAGGCATATTTATTGAAGATTCAGAAGAAGTTTTTAATATACTTGAGATAGGATGCGGAACAGGTATATTTTCAGAAAAAATACTGAATAAATTTCCTAATTCAAACATAGATTTTTTAGACATATCTCATGATATGATAAAAAATGTCAAGGATAAAATAGGTTCTAAAGAAAATTTGAATTTTATAGTGGAGGATATTGAAAAATATCAACCTCAAAAAAAATATGATCTTATTTTCTCCAATGCTACATTTCAGTGGATACAAAATAAAAAGGGGCTGTTTGATCATTTAGACTCTTTTCTCAAACCTGGTGGGCTCATTTTATTTTCAACCTTTGGTAAGGATACATACTTTGAGCTAAGGGAAAGTCTTAAGTCCATTGATCCAGACTTGGAATATTCGCAAAACTTCATATCCCTTGAAGATCTAAAAAAAGTTTTGGATGACAAATACAAGATACTTGCTGCTGAAGAGGAAAGGATAAAGGAAAATTATCACTGCGTGATGGATTTTTTAAAAATGATAAAGGGTATAGGTGCCAATAGTGCTTTGTCCAATAGTAAACCTTTTACCCGGGACAAATTTAACAGGCTAGAAGATGAGTATAGGAAAAATTACTGTTCTGGAGACAGTATAGAGGTTACTAATCACCTGATATACATGATCTTAGGTAAGAATTATTAA
- the bioB gene encoding biotin synthase BioB, with amino-acid sequence MNLKRFINEDITKEEALELFKVKGSKLNELFSVANEIREKYCGNTIHTCTISNAKSGECEEDCKFCAQSAHYNTNLTTYDLKEKDTLMSEYKRAEQLGSSKFGLVTSGRSIKKGSEEFDSIKDFVRDAKEENINTNICCSIGLLDENELKELKDTGVTRFHSNMQTSISAYNKIVATTHKIDDRLETIKAAKKIGMEVCSGGIIGMGETWEDRIDMAFTLKELEVDGIPINILNPIEGTPLGDREHLSMDEILKTIAVYRIIFKDKVIKIGAGREGILKDFMGMAFMSGANGMLVGGYLTVKGRTAEEDFAFIENIKKMWS; translated from the coding sequence ATGAATTTAAAGAGATTTATAAATGAAGATATAACAAAAGAGGAAGCCTTAGAGCTTTTTAAAGTAAAAGGATCCAAATTAAATGAGCTTTTTTCCGTTGCAAATGAAATAAGAGAAAAATATTGTGGAAACACCATTCATACCTGTACCATTTCCAATGCAAAATCAGGAGAATGTGAAGAAGACTGTAAATTTTGTGCCCAGTCGGCTCACTATAATACCAACCTTACAACCTATGATTTGAAAGAAAAAGACACTCTCATGTCTGAATATAAAAGAGCAGAACAGCTTGGAAGCAGTAAATTTGGACTGGTAACAAGTGGAAGAAGTATAAAAAAAGGATCTGAAGAATTTGACAGTATAAAAGATTTTGTAAGAGATGCTAAAGAAGAAAACATAAATACAAATATCTGCTGTTCTATAGGTCTCCTTGATGAAAATGAACTAAAAGAACTGAAAGATACTGGTGTAACTAGGTTTCATAGCAACATGCAGACTTCTATAAGTGCTTACAACAAAATAGTGGCAACAACACATAAGATAGATGACAGACTAGAAACTATAAAAGCTGCTAAGAAAATAGGTATGGAAGTATGCAGTGGCGGTATAATCGGCATGGGTGAGACCTGGGAGGACAGGATAGACATGGCCTTTACACTAAAAGAGTTGGAGGTAGACGGGATACCTATAAATATTTTGAATCCTATAGAGGGGACGCCTTTAGGAGACAGAGAACACCTTTCTATGGATGAAATACTCAAAACTATAGCTGTTTACAGGATAATATTCAAAGATAAAGTTATTAAAATAGGCGCAGGAAGAGAAGGAATCTTAAAAGACTTTATGGGGATGGCTTTTATGAGTGGTGCTAATGGGATGCTCGTAGGAGGTTATCTTACAGTTAAGGGAAGAACTGCTGAAGAAGATTTTGCATTCATTGAAAATATAAAAAAAATGTGGTCATAA